The nucleotide window TCCCAATTTCCGTACTGCAACCGTAGCCTTCGAGCCATCTATCAAATGCCTCTAATCCAGCATGCCCTTAAGGACCTCGATCTGCTCTAGCACGCCTGCTCGGCTGGTGCCACCTTGAGCATTCCTTGACTCAACACTAGCCTCGTAGTTGAATACATCCTTGATGTTATCCGGGAATCGGCTATCAATGGCCTGCAGCTGCTCCAGGCTCAGTTGGTCCATTAGGATTCCCAGCTCCTTGCTCTTGGCCACCACACGCCCTGAAATATGGTGTGTCTCACGGAAAGGCACGACAATTTTCACGAGGGCGTCTGCAACGTCGGTCGCAAGGAGGAAAGGGTTGAGCGAGGCTATCATGCGCTCTGGTCGAAGCTTGAGAGTGCTGAGGATGCCATTTGCGATCTGCACACTATCGGAGACAGTCTTGACATGATCTAGCATAGGCTCCCAGTTCTCTTGCAAGTCTTTGTTGTAGGTACTGGGGAGACCCTTCGTAGCACAATAAACACCGGCAAGATGACCAAAAGTCCTGCCAGCCTTACCCCTCAAAAGTTCGAGGTCGTCGGAATTTTTCTTCTACGGGTACATTAGCCAAGACTTCTATACGGTAGAAGAGGGAGACTTGCCTGGGGCATTAATGATGAACCCGTTGAATAGGCATCTGCAATAGTGACAAAGCCAAATTCAGGATACTATGGCACACATCTGTAATGCAAGAGCCGAGGCTGACACGCTAGAATCTCGAGCAGAGTCGAAAGATTCGGGCTTCAATACTTCGCTCAAGTGTACTGTTGTTGCTGTGTTGTCGGAATGAAAGCGCTGATGAATCCCTGCCATTGCATAGAGCTCACCGCTGACACATTGTTGCTTTTTTGCCTTTCTTTCCCTTGCTTTACTGTACCTTGCTGGTTCATCCAAAAGAAAGTCTCATTTCCCCTGCCCTGTTCATTCAATTGATGCGCCGTGTGGCGGATGCTCATTCGCCCAGATCCTGATCCCGTGGTCGAGGCTGTTACAATCAATGAGTTGTATCGCGCGCGTGTGTGGGGGAGAAAACTTCGTCTCTCAGATAGCCACGATAATGTATTACCCGCCCACGAGGCTGCCAAGTTCAATGGTATGCTATTCTGCGTTGGCCTCGATCCCCGGGGCCGCTCTGTAGCTAGGCCTCACCGGTTTCTGGGGTAGGTTTTTTGAGTTGTTCTGGCCTCGCTGCTGTAGGAGATATCACACTTGGTTCGTCCAATCAGTTTCGCGGAATGAGATGCGGAATTACCGCCTGGGATAGAACGAGGCCTTATTGTGGCGAGAGGGAACGGGATGTCGGAGGAGGGAAGTCGACGTGTCTATATGCCTCAATTAATGTGTTGTAGATCATTTGAGGGTATGCAAAGGTGTTGTGATGCTGGCTGTTGTACCCGgtatcaagaagctggaccGGGAGATGGCGCGTTGCAAGACAAAGATGTTTATCGGTGTTTTTCGGGAGAGAGGATTCAGTGTGGCTCGATGAATGTATCCGGATGTATGTACTGGCTTCGTCTGTAGGCGGATTCACTTGTAGGTtttgttgagcttctcgtAGGTTGTAGGTCCATCTGAGGGTGAGCTTTCAAGCTCCCAAGCCAATCAAATTCGCCAATTGTCAGTAATACGGATATAAGTCCCATGAATGTAATTACGTGTGCGCCGAGTGTCTGATCCAGTCGAATTGATATGATTGAAGCGGTTGAGTTTGAGCGTTGCATGTTGGCGGTGTGAAAGGTTTAGGGTAGGTAAGATTCGCTACTTGTCCTTTTGAGTATGATGCTGTGCGTTTCCCAATCATGTTTTCGTGATATAGCTATTGTGTTAGTCTTTGGTGATATGAACAGCATTGATAAATGGTAAGAAGTCTAAGGAAACTAGTCGCGAATGTAGTTCGTGAAGTCTGTTGTATCGATGATGGTTCCATGACGATGAACTTAAGCCTGGGTAATATCCAGCACGACCAAAGGCAAAGTGAATGTGATGAATCTGAGAAAAGCTTCATACTTATAGAACAAACCTCCGAGTAAAATACTCGCTTCAATGGTCCGTTTGTGATAAAATGTATCGTCAGTTCTTGGAGCTACCGGGTAGTTGAATTGACTGCTGAATCGATCGCTTCACTGGAAGCGGATCTAAAGGGAGTGCGACCAAGAACTTCAAAAAGGGAAGAAAATCAAGATATCAATCTTGAGTTGATGCTAGAGGTACTGCGTATCGTGAGATTCCCTGGTTGCGATGTGTCAAGAATCTCCAGCGTGAATATCGCCCAAGACAAGGGCGGAAGGCTCACTCGGACCATTAGTATCCTGATACGCTGCTGTGAAAAAGAGAGCAGAATCGAGGAATTCTCATTCCAAACTGGCTCGCATGTACTGCATTCAATTGGCATTCTCTTCGCCTGTTCTCGTGGAAGACGGAGAGAGATGACACTGCCCAATCTCGAACGGTGTGCCCAGTGACACTTGTCTATCCACCCACTTGAGAGAATAGAGATGGGCTCAGCCGCGGCAGTCAACGACGGAGGAAGCAAGAGGTTCTAATGGAGTTGTTCGAAAAGGCGTCAGCCGGAAATTGCCATACATGAGGCAGTGACTCTGCTCACGATGTCTTGATACCAGGAATCACCTACACACTCAGTTGTCGTTCCAAAAGAGTCTCAACCGACATAAACAGTGACGACGAGGCTTGATCCAGGGTAGCATTCAGTCTTCAGCTGTCATTTATCTACAAATCCTAACAAATCACCATCTCTGGAGCTGACAACCTCCGGACGATGTCCTCCGCGATATCGGTAATCGGCCCCATGCCGGAGGTTACACCCGGGATCGACAAAATCCATGACCGAGCCTCATCATCCAAGCGAATCTGCACGTCAAAACAGGGTGCGAGCGCGTTTACCAACAAGGTTGTGATGTTCAGCGTGTACCCAGATCAAGACGCTAAACAAGGCCCGTTTGTGTCATTTGCGGAACCGTGACGTGGAGGTTGCATCGAGTACAGCTGAATAGAGCTTACGACAGCTATCATATCCACTGGATTTTACGCTTTGGGTGATACATTGTGTTTTGATTTTCTGGGGAATAGTTGCTGTGATTGGAAATAACCTGTTGGTTGCATCTGTCGTTAATCTAAGATCTTATGACGTCACGGAAGGAGGGCAGATGTCATGATACTGATTCCCTGGCATTTTGACGTAGGAGGCGGGGAATCTAATTCCAGCTGAAGACATATGAAGGCATAACAACTCTAATCTCCCATTAATCCTACCTAAGTACGTTGGAGACTGCAACGTTCTACGGTAGACATCATGGCTACAGCAGAGGACCCAAACCGTAGCTTCA belongs to Fusarium oxysporum Fo47 chromosome V, complete sequence and includes:
- a CDS encoding L-Aspartase-like protein, translating into MPQAKKKNSDDLELLRGKAGRTFGHLAGVYCATKGLPSTYNKDLQENWEPMLDHVKTVSDSVQIANGILSTLKLRPERMIASLNPFLLATDVADALVKIVVPFRETHHISGRVVAKSKELGILMDQLSLEQLQAIDSRFPDNIKDVFNYEASVESRNAQGGTSRAGVLEQIEVLKGMLD